A section of the Polyangium spumosum genome encodes:
- a CDS encoding MFS transporter, giving the protein MPTRLLAAIALSAALAPLNSTMVAVALPEMSRTLGADSGVLRQALVSSYLLTNVVLQSPGGKLGDRLGYRRALALGQILFALGAALASVWPVLPGLTAARIAMAAGGAILAPSAFALLRTELPPEVRGRAFGALGAMMGLSAGLGPKVGALLVTHFGWTSIFLANVPVLVLSAALVHLGAPAPAPSKEMAAAARPRFDVLGSVLLGASLLGVVVGLENEAYRWAAAVGVLGFVPFAWWERRAADPIIDFSLFRRRTFVAGSLLIAIQNFAMYSILFELPQVAGRLFGAGPREVGNTLVAMMAMMIVASPFAGRASERFGARAVALVGCAVAVAGVALLGLLPWDSTTGAVPALGLLGLGLGLTGAPSQASSISDVPRDKSGMAAGLTSTMRYIGGIAGLTVLGLVLTEEPAAEVARREHGTSLLIFGVALVVTIGCAALLPGRIAAAEGAAAGGR; this is encoded by the coding sequence GTGCCGACGCGCCTGCTCGCCGCGATCGCGCTCTCGGCGGCGCTGGCGCCGCTCAACTCGACGATGGTGGCGGTCGCGTTGCCCGAGATGTCGCGCACGCTCGGGGCCGATTCGGGTGTCTTGCGGCAGGCGCTCGTGTCGAGTTATCTGCTCACGAACGTCGTCTTGCAGAGCCCGGGGGGCAAGCTCGGCGACAGGCTCGGATATCGGCGGGCGCTCGCGCTGGGGCAGATATTGTTCGCGCTCGGGGCGGCGCTCGCCTCGGTCTGGCCGGTGCTGCCGGGGCTGACGGCGGCGCGTATTGCCATGGCCGCGGGCGGGGCGATCCTCGCGCCGAGCGCGTTTGCGTTGCTGCGGACGGAGCTGCCGCCGGAGGTGCGAGGGCGCGCGTTTGGCGCGCTGGGGGCCATGATGGGGCTGTCGGCGGGGCTCGGGCCGAAGGTCGGGGCGCTGCTCGTGACACATTTCGGCTGGACGTCCATTTTCCTCGCGAACGTGCCGGTGCTCGTCCTCTCGGCGGCGCTCGTGCACCTCGGCGCACCCGCGCCCGCGCCGTCGAAGGAGATGGCCGCGGCGGCGCGACCGCGCTTCGACGTACTGGGCTCCGTGTTGCTCGGGGCGTCGCTGCTCGGGGTGGTGGTGGGGCTCGAGAACGAGGCGTATCGATGGGCCGCGGCGGTCGGCGTCCTGGGGTTCGTGCCGTTTGCGTGGTGGGAGCGGCGCGCGGCGGATCCGATCATCGATTTTTCGTTGTTCCGGCGCCGCACGTTCGTGGCGGGGAGCTTGCTCATCGCGATCCAGAACTTCGCGATGTATTCGATCCTGTTCGAGCTGCCGCAGGTGGCGGGGCGTCTCTTCGGCGCGGGGCCGCGCGAGGTGGGCAATACGCTGGTGGCGATGATGGCGATGATGATCGTCGCTTCCCCGTTCGCGGGGCGCGCGTCCGAGCGCTTCGGGGCGCGGGCGGTGGCGCTCGTCGGTTGTGCGGTCGCGGTCGCGGGCGTGGCGCTGCTCGGGCTCTTGCCCTGGGACTCCACGACGGGGGCGGTGCCCGCGCTCGGCTTGCTCGGCCTGGGCCTCGGGCTGACGGGCGCGCCCTCGCAAGCGTCGTCGATCAGCGATGTGCCGCGGGACAAGAGCGGAATGGCGGCGGGCCTGACGTCGACGATGCGTTACATCGGCGGCATCGCCGGGCTGACCGTGCTCGGGCTGGTGCTCACGGAGGAGCCGGCGGCCGAGGTTGCCCGACGGGAGCATGGGACGAGCCTTCTCATCTTCGGGGTGGCGCTGGTGGTGACGATCGGGTGCGCGGCTTTGCTGCCCGGGCGTATTGCGGCGGCGGAGGGGGCGGCGGCGGGGGGGCGTTGA
- the rsfS gene encoding ribosome silencing factor has translation MATKKRSDGEGASPKPARSSSSSSKTTATKKASKTAARPSREVDVDEGAGERPSRVSPSAVKAAVKAGKKSARPKLRASHASGQATTRGAGASKATAKRPGLPRRKAEGEVRSKAAPGVKKAPLAAPKRAAAGKKAPVPETASPARELAVQVATAGLDKKALGVEILDVRGRVDYADFLVLMTGRSDRHVGSIAQGIEEELGKKKIAPISVEGMSAATWVLLDYGDVVVHVFQEDARQLYDIEGLWMDASRVAVPEGEAGARPATQVNRAQADAGEGFGDDEPSADDDEDRSEEE, from the coding sequence TTGGCAACCAAGAAGCGATCGGACGGCGAGGGCGCGTCGCCCAAGCCCGCGCGTAGTAGCAGCAGCAGCAGCAAGACGACGGCGACGAAGAAGGCCAGCAAGACGGCAGCGCGCCCGTCGCGCGAGGTCGACGTGGACGAGGGAGCAGGCGAGCGGCCTTCGCGCGTGAGCCCGTCGGCCGTGAAGGCGGCGGTGAAGGCAGGGAAGAAGTCGGCCCGGCCGAAGCTGCGCGCCTCGCACGCGAGCGGGCAAGCGACGACGCGTGGCGCGGGGGCGAGCAAGGCGACGGCGAAGCGGCCGGGTCTGCCGCGGCGCAAGGCCGAGGGCGAGGTCCGCAGCAAGGCCGCGCCGGGCGTGAAGAAGGCGCCGCTCGCCGCGCCGAAGCGAGCCGCGGCCGGGAAGAAGGCGCCGGTGCCGGAGACGGCCTCGCCGGCGCGGGAGCTCGCGGTCCAGGTCGCGACGGCCGGCCTCGACAAGAAGGCGCTCGGCGTGGAGATCCTCGACGTGCGCGGGCGCGTCGACTACGCGGATTTCCTGGTGCTCATGACGGGCCGCAGCGATCGGCACGTCGGCTCGATCGCGCAGGGGATCGAGGAGGAGCTCGGCAAGAAGAAGATCGCGCCGATCTCGGTCGAGGGCATGTCGGCGGCGACGTGGGTGCTGCTCGATTACGGCGACGTCGTCGTGCACGTGTTCCAGGAGGACGCGCGGCAGCTCTACGACATCGAGGGGCTCTGGATGGACGCGAGCCGCGTCGCCGTGCCCGAAGGCGAGGCGGGCGCGAGGCCCGCAACGCAGGTGAACCGCGCGCAGGCGGACGCGGGCGAGGGGTTCGGTGACGATGAGCCCAGCGCGGACGACGACGAGGACCGGAGCGAGGAAGAGTAG
- a CDS encoding class II glutamine amidotransferase: MCRLFGVVSRHVESPTEPLATAPKSLAALSPEHPHGWGIAAHDGKGWALHKSPTCAQADPAFRAIAASVRGRVVVAHVRKATVGRTELVNTHPFRRDAWVFAHNGTISDVGWLERRTSRSRRREITGDTDSERFFASLMTALDEVGATFGSRRAPRGVVDRALARFLEAATGRPRFGAANFLLSDGELLYAHRFGRSLFVSSEAGVVRIASEAPHGGDWREVAERSLLCIDMAALPPRETTRHRPAGRTAHCAVLPPSVQAVAARGVDIF, translated from the coding sequence ATGTGTCGCCTCTTCGGCGTTGTTTCCAGGCACGTCGAATCTCCCACCGAGCCTCTGGCCACGGCCCCGAAAAGCCTGGCGGCGCTCTCGCCGGAGCACCCGCACGGCTGGGGGATTGCCGCCCATGACGGGAAAGGCTGGGCGCTCCACAAGAGCCCCACGTGTGCCCAGGCCGATCCCGCGTTTCGCGCGATTGCGGCGAGCGTCCGCGGGCGTGTCGTCGTCGCGCATGTCCGTAAAGCCACGGTCGGGAGGACCGAGCTCGTCAATACCCATCCGTTTCGGCGGGACGCGTGGGTCTTCGCGCATAATGGCACGATCTCGGACGTCGGCTGGCTCGAGCGGCGCACGTCGCGGTCGCGGAGGCGGGAGATCACGGGGGATACGGACAGCGAGCGGTTCTTCGCTTCTCTGATGACGGCGCTCGACGAGGTCGGCGCCACGTTTGGCAGCCGCCGGGCGCCTCGGGGCGTGGTGGATCGGGCGCTCGCTCGTTTCCTCGAGGCTGCGACGGGCCGGCCGCGTTTCGGCGCCGCGAACTTTTTATTGAGCGACGGCGAGCTGCTTTATGCCCATCGTTTTGGCCGGAGCTTGTTCGTCTCGTCCGAGGCGGGCGTCGTCCGCATTGCGTCGGAGGCGCCACACGGGGGCGACTGGCGCGAGGTCGCCGAGCGCTCGCTCCTCTGCATTGACATGGCCGCGCTGCCGCCTCGAGAAACGACACGCCACCGGCCCGCTGGAAGAACTGCGCATTGCGCAGTTCTTCCACCTTCGGTCCAGGCCGTGGCTGCCAGGGGGGTGGACATCTTTTGA
- a CDS encoding 23S rRNA (pseudouridine(1915)-N(3))-methyltransferase RlmH — protein MRIVVVAVGRVKDKPLRAALDDYLGRVRRYVPCDEIELEDAPPARLVPLFAKKTEGSTTIALEVMGRALDSPSFAQAVERAGSRGKGVVSFLIGGADGIPPETSRAAHDRLSLSTLTFPHRLARLVLVEQIYRAMTILRGEPYAH, from the coding sequence ATGCGTATCGTCGTCGTCGCCGTCGGCCGGGTGAAGGACAAACCGCTGCGCGCGGCGCTCGACGACTACCTCGGCCGCGTGCGGAGGTATGTGCCTTGTGACGAGATCGAGCTCGAGGACGCGCCGCCTGCGCGGCTCGTCCCGCTCTTCGCGAAGAAGACCGAGGGCTCGACGACGATCGCGCTCGAGGTCATGGGCCGCGCGCTCGACAGCCCCTCGTTCGCGCAGGCGGTGGAGCGCGCGGGATCTCGCGGCAAGGGCGTGGTCTCGTTCCTCATCGGCGGCGCGGACGGTATCCCCCCGGAGACGTCACGCGCCGCGCACGATCGGCTCAGTTTGTCGACGCTCACGTTCCCGCACAGGCTCGCGCGGCTCGTGCTCGTGGAGCAGATCTACCGCGCGATGACGATCCTGCGCGGCGAGCCGTACGCGCACTAG
- a CDS encoding glutamate-5-semialdehyde dehydrogenase, with amino-acid sequence MESSVIRTEELVELARRARKAARTLSTASREVKDRALVAIAEALRAEAAEGSPLRVANAEDVEAARRAGLAPSLVDRLVLDEARILGIAAAVAQIASFEDPVGEVLGMKQRPNGLSVGQVRIPLGVIAMIYEARPNVTVDSAALCLKSGNAVLLRGGKEAARSNAALGELVRSAVASAGLPADAVLIVPPTDREGIRLLVGLAGMIDLVIPRGGEGLIRFVTEHARVPVIQHYKGVCHLYVDEGADLNMALRLVENGKLSRPGVCNALECLLVHESVALAFLPRVGKLAAQGLEIRGDQATRAVIPSVKAAAPEDFGQEFLAPILAVRIVGSIDEALDHIAQYGSNHTEVICTRSYERAQRFSRSVDASCVIVNASTRFNDGGELGLGAEIGISTTKLHAYGPMGLESLTAKKWIVFGEGQIR; translated from the coding sequence GTGGAGAGCAGCGTCATCCGGACCGAGGAGCTCGTCGAGCTCGCAAGGCGCGCCCGAAAGGCTGCGCGTACGCTTTCGACTGCGTCGCGGGAGGTGAAGGATCGCGCGCTCGTCGCGATCGCGGAGGCCCTGCGCGCCGAGGCGGCCGAGGGGTCGCCGTTGCGCGTCGCGAACGCCGAGGACGTCGAGGCCGCGCGGAGGGCAGGGCTCGCGCCTTCGCTCGTCGATCGGCTGGTCCTCGACGAGGCGCGGATCCTCGGGATCGCCGCGGCGGTCGCGCAGATCGCCTCGTTCGAGGATCCCGTGGGCGAGGTGCTCGGCATGAAGCAACGGCCGAACGGGCTCAGCGTGGGTCAGGTGCGGATCCCGCTCGGCGTGATCGCGATGATCTACGAGGCGCGGCCGAACGTGACGGTGGACTCGGCGGCGCTCTGCCTGAAGAGCGGCAACGCTGTGCTCTTGCGTGGGGGCAAGGAGGCGGCTCGATCCAACGCGGCGCTCGGGGAGCTCGTGCGGAGCGCGGTCGCGTCCGCGGGCCTGCCGGCGGACGCGGTGTTGATCGTGCCGCCGACCGATCGCGAGGGGATCCGGCTGCTCGTGGGGCTCGCGGGGATGATCGATCTCGTGATCCCGCGGGGCGGCGAGGGGCTCATCCGCTTCGTCACCGAGCACGCGCGCGTGCCGGTCATCCAGCACTACAAGGGGGTTTGTCACCTGTACGTGGACGAGGGCGCCGATCTCAACATGGCGCTGCGGCTCGTGGAGAACGGGAAGCTGAGCCGGCCCGGCGTGTGCAACGCGCTCGAGTGCTTGCTCGTGCACGAGAGCGTGGCGCTCGCGTTCTTGCCGCGCGTCGGCAAGCTCGCGGCGCAGGGGCTCGAGATCCGCGGCGACCAGGCGACGCGCGCGGTGATCCCGTCGGTGAAGGCCGCGGCGCCCGAGGATTTCGGGCAGGAGTTCCTCGCGCCGATCCTGGCGGTGCGGATCGTCGGCTCGATCGACGAGGCGCTCGATCACATCGCGCAGTACGGGTCGAACCACACGGAGGTGATCTGCACGCGGAGCTACGAGCGAGCGCAGCGGTTCTCGCGGTCGGTCGACGCGAGCTGCGTGATCGTGAACGCGTCCACGCGCTTCAACGACGGCGGCGAGCTCGGCCTCGGCGCGGAGATCGGCATCTCGACGACGAAGCTCCATGCGTATGGACCGATGGGGCTCGAGAGCCTGACCGCGAAGAAGTGGATCGTCTTCGGCGAGGGGCAAATTCGGTAA
- a CDS encoding PEP/pyruvate-binding domain-containing protein, whose protein sequence is MIATLDRDLPEAEFGGKAAQLSQAHRMGLPVPPAFALSSAFVERVVLGEEALHGAIFDAFATLAGPVAVRSSGIGEDSSAASFAGQHATILNVRSRPALLDALKAVHASARGPTALAYRRTLGLLSEPRMGIVVQRLVHADCAGVLFTRHPMTNADERVIEATWGLGEAVVSGLVTPDHYRVARGGRVLQKRAGEKDCAIRWSEGGGTVEVAVPAHEVGAFCLSDAQLVELDALASACEAAFAGTQDVEWAFAAGRLYLLQRRAITRG, encoded by the coding sequence GTGATCGCGACGCTCGATCGAGATTTGCCGGAGGCCGAGTTCGGCGGGAAGGCGGCGCAGCTCTCGCAGGCGCATCGGATGGGGCTGCCCGTTCCGCCGGCGTTTGCGCTGTCGTCGGCGTTCGTGGAGCGCGTGGTGCTCGGGGAGGAGGCGCTGCACGGGGCGATCTTCGACGCATTCGCGACGCTCGCGGGGCCCGTGGCGGTGCGGTCGTCGGGCATCGGGGAGGACTCGAGCGCGGCGAGCTTCGCCGGGCAACACGCGACGATCTTGAACGTGCGCAGCCGGCCCGCGTTGCTCGACGCGCTGAAGGCGGTGCACGCGTCGGCGCGGGGGCCGACGGCGCTCGCGTACCGGCGCACGCTGGGCCTTTTGTCGGAGCCGCGGATGGGGATCGTCGTGCAGCGGCTGGTCCACGCCGATTGCGCGGGCGTGCTCTTCACGCGCCACCCGATGACGAACGCCGACGAGCGCGTGATCGAGGCGACGTGGGGGCTCGGAGAGGCGGTCGTCTCGGGGCTCGTCACGCCGGACCATTACCGCGTGGCGCGCGGCGGGCGGGTGCTCCAGAAGAGAGCGGGCGAGAAGGACTGCGCGATCCGGTGGAGCGAGGGAGGGGGCACGGTCGAGGTCGCCGTGCCGGCGCACGAGGTCGGCGCGTTTTGCCTCTCCGACGCGCAGCTCGTGGAGCTCGACGCGCTGGCGTCGGCGTGTGAAGCGGCGTTCGCCGGCACGCAGGATGTGGAGTGGGCCTTCGCCGCGGGGCGGCTGTATCTGCTCCAGCGAAGGGCGATCACCCGTGGCTGA